In a genomic window of Helianthus annuus cultivar XRQ/B chromosome 10, HanXRQr2.0-SUNRISE, whole genome shotgun sequence:
- the LOC110924160 gene encoding (Iso)eugenol O-methyltransferase-like: protein MDTYKMTEEEEGLLRVNQINGGIVLPIVIKTAIELDLFEIMAKTPVGNFSSLDLASSLPRQTQETPVLIERILRFLAGHSVVTSTVVKDEHRDSRNLYGMTAVSKNYVQRQDRTSHASSLLFINDKLLVNCWLVIYIHFFYI from the coding sequence ATGGACACTTACAAGATGACTGAAGAAGAGGAAGGGCTACTTAGAGTGAATCAAATAAACGGGGGAATAGTTCTTCCTATAGTCATTAAAACCGCTATCGAACTCGATCTCTTTGAGATCATGGCAAAGACTCCTGTTGGCAACTTCTCTTCTTTGGATCTTGCTTCCAGTCTTCCTAGACAAACCCAGGAGACCCCAGTGTTAATTGAACGGATTCTTCGGTTTCTAGCCGGCCACTCGGTTGTCACATCAACCGTAGTAAAGGATGAACATAGAGATTCTAGGAACTTATATGGCATGACAGCAGTGTCCAAAAACTATGTCCAAAGGCAAGACAGGACGTCGCATGCTTCATCACTTCTCTTTATCAACGATAAACTACTTGTTAATTGTTGGTTAGTTATCTATATTCACTTCTTTTATATATAA